In Dromiciops gliroides isolate mDroGli1 chromosome 4, mDroGli1.pri, whole genome shotgun sequence, one DNA window encodes the following:
- the LOC122755054 gene encoding olfactory receptor 13G1-like produces the protein MKNQSIEIEFILVGISSLPELRLFLLVSFLCIYVTALVGNSLIFFTIYASQQLHTPMYFLLGNLSVIDLLCTSTIVPKMLANLFSQRTTISFAGCMAQMYLFTWALVSEALLLALMAFDRYAAICHPLHYPMVMSNRVCIGMAGSIWAIGISNSAVHTSLAVPLPFCSSLVIDHFFCELPPILKLSCSDTHLNESLAFCADVIFGVGSCSLILISYGCIIRTILRIRSSEGKKKAFSTCSSHLTVVSLYYSTVIYTYIRPTSNLSLGRDKIITALYSVIIPMFNPIIYSFRNREVKGALQRLLGWTLPLPPGRTLSFSLKNHPS, from the coding sequence ATGAAGAACCAGTCTATAGAAATAGAATTTATACTGGTGGGAATCTCCAGCCTCCCAGAGCTACGTCTGTTTCTGTTAGTGTCCTTCCTGTGCATCTATGTAACTGCTTTGGTGGGCAACTCTCTCATCTTCTTCACCATCTATGCTAGTCAACAGCTTCACACACCCATGTACTTTCTTTTGGGCAACTTGTCTGTCATTGACCTCCTTTGTACATCTACAATTGTGCCGAAGATGCTAGCTAACCTTTTTTCTCAGAGGACTACCATCTCATTTGCAGGCTGCATGGCCCAGATGTATCTTTTCACATGGGCCTTAGTCTCAGAGGCTCTCCTCTTGGCCCTCATGGCATTTGACCGCTATGCTGCCATCTGTCATCCCCTCCATTACCCAATGGTTATGAGTAATCGTGTCTGCATTGGAATGGCAGGAAGCATCTGGGCTATTGGTATAAGCAACTCAGCAGTCCATACCAGCTTGGCAGTCCCCTTGCCATTCTGCAGCTCTCTTGTTATTGATCATTTTTTCTGTGAGCTGCCACCCATACTGAAGCTGTCATGCTCTGACACCCATCTCAATGAATCTCTAGCTTTCTGTGCAGATGTGATATTTGGGGTGGGGAGTTGTTCCCTTATCCTGATATCTTATGGATGTATTATTAGGACAATTTTGAGGATTCGCTCCTCTGAGGGCAAGAAGAAGGCCTTTTCCACCTGCTCTTCTCACCTTACTGTTGTCTCCCTCTACTACTCCACTGTAATTTATACTTACATCCGCCCAACCTCCAACCTCTCCTTGGGAAGGGACAAAATCATCACTGCCCTCTACTCTGTCATTATCCCTATGTTCAACCCGATTATTTATTCCTTCAGGAATAGAGAAGTGAAAGGGGCCCTGCAGAGGCTGTTGGGTTGGACTTTGCCCCTTCCCCCAGGCAGAACTTTATCATTTAGTCTAAAAAATCATCCATCTTAG